CTTTTAACGGAAGCGGACATTAATTTTCGATCCAAATTGTATTTTATTTTTTTTAACATAATTTACCGATTTATATCTGTCTCGTTTGGTTTCATTGGATTTGGGCTATCTTCTTTCGGAATCACATAATCTGGATCAATATCGACTTTATCATCCGGTTTGACTTCTATTATTTGTTTTTGTGCGTCAAATCGAGCGTAACCTATAAAGGCACTTTCTTTTATACATTTGCTTTTTTTGTCTCCTTCAATCTCCCTTACACAACCGATTTTTTGATTTGGATCAAATATATAAATATCGGGACCACCTCCTTTTGTGAAATATCCGTCTCCCCATGTGTTCGAGCCAGCTACGCGCATAACGCCTGTTTCGTCCATTCCCATGTAAATCATTACGTGGCTAACTGGCGGTTCTCGATCGGTAGGGACGTTATACGAATTTTGCCAGTAGAGTAGGTCTCCAAATTGTAATTCTTTTTTTAGTGCTTCAGTATTAATTTTGTTGTCTGGAGTTTTTGGAGGTTCAAACATCCAGCCTTTATCTTTAAAAAAATTAAACTGAGAATATGAATCACGAGGCATCGTTTTGGTCAGTGCTTTACTGTATAAATATTGAACGGTTCCTGAACAATCGAGTTTTACTGGTTTATTGCTGTCTGGAGGTGTCCATGCTTTCGAATATTTTATATCAAATAATGCAAGCCATTGTGTAGTTTTTGTGAGGTTGTCTTTTTCGGCTTTTGAAAGTTCTGCCGCT
This sequence is a window from Leptospiraceae bacterium. Protein-coding genes within it:
- a CDS encoding C40 family peptidase → MKLFVIVFLFTISLAAELSKAEKDNLTKTTQWLALFDIKYSKAWTPPDSNKPVKLDCSGTVQYLYSKALTKTMPRDSYSQFNFFKDKGWMFEPPKTPDNKINTEALKKELQFGDLLYWQNSYNVPTDREPPVSHVMIYMGMDETGVMRVAGSNTWGDGYFTKGGGPDIYIFDPNQKIGCVREIEGDKKSKCIKESAFIGYARFDAQKQIIEVKPDDKVDIDPDYVIPKEDSPNPMKPNETDINR